A genome region from Tolypothrix sp. PCC 7712 includes the following:
- a CDS encoding helix-turn-helix transcriptional regulator has product MKQKAKPRIALLREKAGLTQLELSRLVGVTESTIQNWESGRTGTDHIERIVRFCKALNCRVEDLIEYMSESPETPGTPPSSLSQIHNLLGTENPAPNLSPNAEVAPTQHATSS; this is encoded by the coding sequence GTGAAACAAAAAGCAAAACCAAGGATCGCTTTGCTTCGTGAAAAGGCAGGGCTAACCCAGCTTGAGTTGTCGCGTCTTGTTGGCGTGACGGAAAGCACTATCCAGAACTGGGAAAGTGGCAGGACTGGAACGGATCATATTGAAAGAATTGTTAGGTTTTGTAAGGCGCTTAATTGCCGAGTAGAAGACCTAATTGAGTATATGAGCGAGTCACCAGAAACACCAGGCACTCCACCAAGTTCGTTAAGTCAAATACACAATCTCTTAGGAACTGAGAACCCTGCCCCTAACCTCAGTCCTAATGCCGAAGTTGCGCCAACGCAACACGCCACAAGTAGCTGA
- a CDS encoding WD40 repeat domain-containing serine/threonine-protein kinase, whose protein sequence is MTYCLNPNCDQPVNPQDSNFCQGCGIKLTPLLRNRYCIIQPLGGGGFGRTFLAADEDKLKEHCVVKQLSPQVKGTNALRKATELFKEEARRLQQLGEHPQIPTLYAYFGEDSYLYLVQQFIQGQSLRQELKQQGTFSEAKIWQLLGELLPVLDFVHENQVIHRDIKPDNIMRRSPQSQSTGGNLVLIDFGVSKQVTATSMELTGTSIGSYGYAPMEQMKYGLASPASDLFSLGVTCFSLLTGIQPSHLYMEAGYNWVKSWREHLKHPISAQLEQILDKLLQKEVEHRYQSANAVLQDLPQQTQQKTLLQDSTGKIKVSGLNLKAATHLQKLLGKTQLPYQLLMGGAIVLLGWAGYGYWQSLPLTGHGGEVNTLAFVPISPSSRSQRQQPNVALLPLQQIATAKEGILASGSDDQTVKIWNLQQKQVIRTLKADSGWVYAVAITPDSQTAIAGYKNHTIKIWNLNTGKEIRTLKGHRDLVNSVAITPDGQTVVSGSYDKTIKIWDLATGKEIRTLKEHTREVLAVAISPDGEKIASASADRTIKIWQLKTGKEIHTLKGHSLDVNALAISPNGQLLASASDDKTIKLWNLNTGKLIRTFDGHTADVNAIAFSPNGEYIASASDDKTVKVWQKTTGEVIKTFQGHTAEVYAVAFSPNGKTLVSGSKDKTIKIWHLP, encoded by the coding sequence ATGACCTACTGCCTGAATCCCAACTGCGATCAACCTGTAAACCCACAAGATAGCAATTTTTGCCAAGGTTGTGGGATAAAATTGACACCACTATTGCGGAATCGCTATTGCATTATTCAACCATTGGGAGGCGGTGGATTTGGCAGGACTTTTTTAGCAGCAGATGAAGATAAGCTAAAAGAACATTGCGTGGTGAAGCAGCTATCACCGCAAGTAAAAGGCACTAATGCGCTACGTAAAGCTACAGAACTGTTTAAAGAAGAAGCAAGACGTTTGCAGCAGCTAGGAGAACATCCTCAAATTCCTACTTTGTATGCTTACTTTGGTGAAGATAGCTACCTCTACTTAGTACAGCAGTTTATCCAAGGACAAAGTTTACGACAGGAACTAAAACAACAAGGTACTTTTAGCGAAGCCAAAATTTGGCAACTTTTAGGTGAATTATTACCTGTACTCGATTTTGTCCATGAAAATCAGGTAATTCACCGCGATATTAAGCCAGATAATATTATGCGTCGTTCCCCCCAGTCTCAAAGCACCGGGGGGAATTTAGTGTTGATTGATTTTGGTGTATCCAAGCAAGTAACTGCTACCTCGATGGAATTGACAGGTACTAGCATTGGTTCTTATGGCTATGCGCCAATGGAACAGATGAAGTATGGTTTAGCATCGCCAGCTAGCGATTTATTTAGTTTGGGAGTAACTTGCTTTTCGCTGTTGACGGGAATTCAGCCATCGCATCTGTATATGGAAGCTGGCTATAACTGGGTAAAGAGTTGGCGAGAACATCTGAAACATCCCATATCTGCACAATTAGAACAGATATTAGACAAGCTATTACAAAAAGAAGTTGAGCATCGCTACCAATCAGCAAATGCAGTTTTGCAAGATTTACCACAGCAAACGCAACAAAAAACTTTACTACAGGATAGTACGGGTAAAATCAAGGTTTCAGGCTTGAACCTCAAAGCTGCAACTCATCTGCAAAAGCTGCTAGGTAAAACCCAGTTACCATATCAACTGCTGATGGGTGGCGCAATTGTGCTGCTAGGATGGGCAGGATATGGATATTGGCAAAGTTTACCGCTAACTGGACATGGTGGAGAAGTTAATACCCTGGCTTTTGTGCCAATTTCCCCATCTTCTAGATCTCAACGTCAACAACCAAATGTGGCGCTGTTACCCTTACAGCAAATAGCCACAGCAAAAGAAGGCATATTAGCTAGCGGTAGCGACGATCAAACAGTTAAAATTTGGAACTTGCAGCAAAAACAAGTAATTCGTACCCTGAAAGCGGATTCTGGTTGGGTGTATGCTGTGGCAATTACCCCAGATAGTCAAACTGCGATCGCAGGTTATAAAAACCACACCATCAAAATTTGGAATCTCAATACTGGTAAGGAAATTCGCACTCTCAAGGGACATCGCGATTTAGTTAATTCTGTGGCGATTACCCCAGATGGGCAAACTGTAGTCAGTGGTAGTTACGATAAAACTATTAAAATCTGGGATTTGGCGACAGGAAAGGAAATTCGCACCCTCAAAGAACATACAAGAGAAGTTTTAGCTGTAGCTATCAGTCCCGACGGTGAGAAAATTGCTAGTGCTAGCGCTGATAGAACTATCAAAATTTGGCAGCTAAAAACAGGGAAAGAAATACACACACTCAAAGGACATTCCCTCGATGTCAACGCTTTAGCCATCAGTCCCAATGGACAGTTATTAGCCAGCGCCAGCGATGATAAAACCATTAAACTCTGGAATCTAAATACAGGCAAGCTAATTCGTACCTTTGACGGACACACAGCCGATGTGAATGCGATCGCCTTTAGTCCCAACGGCGAGTATATTGCTAGTGCTAGCGATGACAAAACTGTAAAAGTCTGGCAAAAAACCACAGGAGAAGTCATCAAGACTTTTCAAGGACATACAGCCGAAGTGTACGCTGTGGCTTTTAGTCCCAATGGTAAAACTTTAGTCAGTGGTAGCAAGGATAAGACGATTAAAATTTGGCATTTGCCCTGA
- the patX gene encoding heterocyst-inhibiting protein PatX produces the protein MRAVVSLLASSLVAVSFAINCQATINQFSRLLPSSSGSEQLLSARPKPKPNQPEKPVPHRGSGRRELIESYKNVHPAV, from the coding sequence ATGCGTGCTGTAGTTTCACTTTTAGCCTCCAGTTTGGTAGCTGTTTCCTTCGCTATCAACTGTCAAGCTACGATCAATCAATTCTCACGTTTGTTACCATCCTCATCTGGCTCAGAACAGTTGCTCTCAGCCAGACCCAAGCCCAAGCCTAACCAGCCAGAAAAACCTGTACCGCATCGCGGTAGTGGGCGTAGAGAACTGATAGAATCCTACAAAAATGTTCATCCTGCCGTTTGA
- a CDS encoding NB-ARC domain-containing protein — MDPISATIGFIVGLIGFIASTVQVLDYIDKRRERQPAIASVENPRPIPQLKPQTAHRVDWGEAVDVLAFYGRAEELSKLTQWVVQERCRVVALLGIGGIGKTSLAIKLVQQIQDEFDYVIWRSLQNAPPIQEILAELIKFLSHQQQLDIPKDSNDGISLLIDYLRSSRCLLILDNAESILQTGALAYRAGYEAYGELIRRIGGISHQSCLILTSRENPPEIAASSGENLPVRALQLTGLKAVDGEEIFQTQGLSGTDAEQIKLIEFYKGHPLALKIIATTIKELFDGRIAEFLSQNTVVFGGIRELLNQQFHRLSDLETEVMYWLAINREPVGISELREDIVALPSQSNLMEALQSLARRSLIEKSNALFTLQPVVMEYLSDRLIAEVSENLISGEVTFANRYALMKATAKDYIREAQIRLIVKPLAERLLDRLGSQKKLEAQLNQIIATLQSKSPQHPGYIGGNILNLFCYLETDLGNYDFSHLALWQAYLKGANLQKLKLNNAAIERSVFTDILTTIFSVAFSPNGKIIATGDANGEIRLWQIDDGQQILICKGHTGFVRSVAFSPDGQTLASASVDKTVKLWSISDGKCIKTLQGHSDRIESLAVSPDGQLLVTGSIDKTLRIWSVNNGQCLQVLAGHTHHIWSVAFSPDSQTVASGSFDQTVRLWSVNDGSCLQVFHGHTDGLRSVAFSPDGKLLASGSHDETVRLWSLSDGQCLQVLEGHSDRVLSVAFSPDSQTVASGSYDQTVRLWSVSDGQRYQIFQGHGDRVWSVAFSPDGKILASGGYDQTVRLWSVSDGHCLKVFQGYLNGVESVAFSPDGQTLASGSFDQKVRLWSLSNHQCRTTLTGHTQQVRSVAFSPNGEILASCSHDRTIRLWSVKNCEFLKILAEYTHRVGSIAFSPDGEILASGNYDSTIRLWSLSTGKCLQVLHENTNQVWSVAFSPDGQILASAGYDLTVRLWSINDGTIVKILQGHTGPVGPVAFSPDGQILASGGNDQTVRLWSLNDGKCLQVLPGHTNWIWSVAFSPDGQTLASSGDDQTIKLWSVSDGKCIRTLSGHINRVWSVAFHPDGQTLASGSGDGTIKLWNINTGECWENLRVERPYEGMNIAGVTGLTQAQKATLKALGAVEK, encoded by the coding sequence ATGGATCCTATCTCCGCGACAATCGGCTTTATTGTGGGCTTAATTGGCTTTATTGCTAGCACCGTGCAAGTTTTAGATTATATAGATAAACGGCGCGAAAGGCAGCCAGCAATTGCATCAGTAGAGAATCCACGCCCTATCCCCCAGCTAAAGCCTCAAACTGCACATCGCGTTGATTGGGGTGAGGCGGTGGATGTACTAGCATTTTATGGGCGCGCTGAAGAACTTAGTAAGTTAACACAGTGGGTTGTGCAAGAACGCTGTCGTGTGGTAGCGCTGTTGGGAATCGGGGGAATTGGCAAAACTTCTCTGGCTATTAAGCTGGTACAGCAGATTCAGGATGAATTTGATTATGTGATTTGGCGTAGTCTGCAAAATGCGCCACCGATACAAGAAATTTTGGCGGAGTTAATCAAATTTCTTTCGCATCAGCAGCAACTTGATATCCCAAAAGATAGTAATGATGGTATTTCTTTATTAATTGATTATCTCCGCTCCTCACGCTGTTTATTAATCCTAGATAATGCCGAATCAATTTTGCAGACTGGTGCTTTAGCATATCGCGCAGGTTATGAGGCTTATGGAGAATTAATCAGACGCATTGGTGGTATATCTCATCAAAGTTGCTTAATTTTAACGAGTAGAGAAAACCCTCCAGAAATCGCCGCGTCATCTGGAGAAAATCTACCAGTCCGCGCTTTGCAATTAACTGGATTAAAAGCCGTAGATGGCGAAGAAATTTTCCAGACTCAAGGACTTTCAGGTACAGATGCAGAACAAATTAAACTCATCGAATTTTATAAAGGGCATCCTCTAGCTTTAAAAATTATTGCCACAACCATTAAAGAACTATTTGATGGCAGAATTGCCGAATTTTTATCACAAAATACCGTAGTGTTTGGTGGTATCCGCGAACTGTTAAATCAGCAATTTCATCGCCTATCAGATTTAGAAACAGAGGTGATGTATTGGCTGGCGATAAATCGTGAGCCTGTAGGGATTAGCGAATTACGAGAAGATATAGTTGCTTTACCATCACAATCAAATTTGATGGAAGCTTTGCAGTCATTAGCTAGACGTTCGTTAATTGAGAAAAGTAACGCCCTCTTTACCCTGCAACCTGTGGTGATGGAATATTTAAGCGATCGCCTGATTGCAGAAGTGTCAGAAAATCTCATTAGCGGCGAAGTTACTTTTGCTAATCGCTATGCTTTAATGAAGGCGACGGCGAAAGATTATATCCGCGAAGCGCAAATTCGATTAATTGTTAAACCTCTAGCAGAAAGACTACTCGATAGGCTGGGAAGTCAGAAAAAACTGGAAGCGCAGCTAAATCAAATTATCGCTACATTACAATCAAAATCTCCCCAACATCCAGGGTATATTGGTGGGAATATTTTAAATTTATTTTGTTACTTAGAAACAGATTTAGGCAATTATGATTTTTCGCATTTAGCACTGTGGCAAGCATATCTCAAAGGTGCTAACTTGCAGAAACTCAAATTAAACAATGCTGCCATAGAAAGGTCAGTTTTTACCGATATTTTGACAACTATTTTCTCCGTTGCCTTCAGTCCTAATGGTAAAATTATCGCTACAGGTGATGCTAATGGTGAAATTCGGCTATGGCAAATAGATGATGGTCAACAAATTTTAATTTGTAAAGGTCATACAGGATTTGTGCGGTCAGTCGCATTTAGTCCCGACGGTCAGACTTTAGCTAGTGCTAGTGTGGATAAAACCGTTAAACTCTGGTCAATCAGCGATGGTAAATGCATCAAAACTTTACAAGGACATAGCGATCGCATAGAGTCATTAGCAGTCAGTCCCGATGGTCAATTGTTAGTGACTGGCAGTATTGACAAGACTTTGAGAATCTGGTCAGTTAATAATGGTCAATGCTTGCAAGTTCTCGCAGGACATACTCATCACATTTGGTCAGTCGCCTTTAGTCCTGATAGCCAAACTGTCGCCAGTGGTAGTTTTGACCAAACCGTGAGACTGTGGTCAGTTAACGACGGTAGCTGTTTGCAAGTCTTCCACGGACATACTGATGGTTTACGGTCAGTCGCATTTAGCCCTGATGGTAAACTGCTTGCTAGCGGTAGTCACGATGAGACAGTTAGGCTTTGGTCGCTGAGTGATGGTCAATGCTTACAAGTGCTAGAGGGACATAGTGACAGAGTTTTATCAGTCGCCTTTAGTCCCGATAGCCAAACTGTCGCCAGTGGTAGTTACGACCAAACTGTGAGACTGTGGTCAGTGAGTGATGGACAACGCTACCAAATTTTTCAAGGACATGGCGATCGCGTTTGGTCAGTGGCATTTAGTCCTGATGGTAAAATTCTCGCTAGTGGTGGTTATGACCAAACTGTAAGGCTGTGGTCTGTGAGCGATGGTCATTGCCTGAAAGTTTTTCAAGGATACCTCAATGGTGTAGAGTCAGTAGCCTTTAGTCCTGACGGTCAAACCTTAGCTAGTGGTAGTTTCGACCAAAAAGTCAGGCTATGGTCACTGAGTAATCACCAATGTCGCACCACTCTCACTGGACATACTCAGCAAGTCAGGTCAGTGGCTTTTAGCCCGAATGGAGAGATTTTAGCTAGTTGCAGCCATGACCGCACAATCAGATTATGGTCAGTGAAAAATTGCGAGTTTCTCAAAATCTTAGCGGAATATACCCATCGAGTCGGGTCAATCGCCTTTAGTCCCGATGGTGAAATCTTAGCCAGTGGTAATTATGACAGCACAATCAGGCTATGGTCTCTTAGTACAGGTAAATGTCTGCAAGTTTTACACGAAAATACTAATCAGGTTTGGTCAGTAGCCTTTAGCCCAGATGGACAAATTTTAGCTAGTGCTGGTTATGACCTCACAGTCAGATTATGGTCAATCAACGATGGTACAATAGTTAAAATCTTGCAAGGGCATACAGGGCCAGTTGGGCCAGTAGCATTTAGTCCCGATGGGCAAATTTTAGCTAGTGGTGGTAACGACCAAACAGTCAGACTGTGGTCACTCAATGATGGCAAATGTTTGCAAGTTCTCCCAGGACATACAAATTGGATTTGGTCAGTCGCATTTAGTCCCGATGGGCAAACCTTAGCCAGTAGCGGCGATGACCAAACAATCAAGTTATGGTCAGTCAGTGACGGTAAATGCATCCGGACTTTATCAGGACATATCAACAGAGTTTGGTCAGTAGCATTTCATCCTGATGGACAAACCTTAGCTAGCGGTAGCGGCGATGGCACAATTAAACTCTGGAATATCAACACAGGCGAATGCTGGGAAAATCTCAGAGTAGAAAGACCTTATGAAGGTATGAATATCGCTGGAGTAACAGGTTTAACCCAAGCGCAGAAAGCCACACTCAAAGCCTTGGGTGCGGTGGAAAAATAA
- a CDS encoding CHAT domain-containing protein, whose translation MRLRLITVSILLALAYPTLPLKTSTQVLAQAPTPTAEEKITEAITLNNNGEGIVYKDLVGLSDLQAGLEMFQQALAIFKKYNAKAGEANSLTNIGYVYLRKGEYSKALDFLQQSLAIRKQTRDRQNEWIPLSYIGEAYINLGQYPKALDAYQETLTILKELRTANPKDSSYSTSQKGMLANTGALYFRMGQYQKALELYQQTLAIQKADNDRIGSADTLNNIGVVYINLGSYTQALDSYQQALTTVQDFCYKEKLTCYYGSEAAILNNFSSAYFSLGQYQKSLELAEKSANIYKKFRTGEYQGTNKQDIQLLYDALGQNPQALQQITSRAVVGDAFGKDSFQFQGEALNLNNIGQIYFSQSKYDQALKLYQQALDIYKQNNYPAGIAVTQNNIANIYANTGKYAPAIESNQQALTNYRAVGDRTGEGVTFSNLGQIYQKQNQYDKALGLYQQALAIHREVSDKASETATLKYLGDVLANQNQPQLAIAFYKQSVNLTETIRQSLRVVPTDIQKSYTETVADRYRRLADLLLKQNRPSEAQQVLDLLKIQEVKDFIGNSPVNTPKNANNPPKIANPQRGIANNDLQTAQNLPFKPQEQEISQKYSAIQDKVILLGKELTSLRKIHPKERTSAQEKRMAELVKFEQDSNAEFNKFIKSPAVVALVQQLSVTSNQENLNLRQLNSIRDNLRQLRHKAVLLYPLVLEDRLELVIVTADSPPIHRTVKVTQAELNQTIQEYRKTIVVPRRSIKEPALKLYNWLIKPIENDLKQADAKSIIYAPDGQLRYIPLAALYDGKDWLVQRFVVNHITSASLTKFDNKVEKNINVLAAAFTKGDYTVKIASRDEVFSGLQFAKVEVENLAKTIPGTKILLDNLFSPATTVPQMNDYKIVHLATHGLLVKGHPEDSFILFGNGQYVTLRDIENWSLPNVDLVVLSACQTGLGDKLGNGQEILGLGYQIQLTGAKAAIASLWSVSDGGTQALMNVFYQVLRSGNLTKAEALQKAQIALITGNYAGVNKTAEIARVRNKSSRIISAGSANEFSHPFYWAPFILIGNGL comes from the coding sequence ATGCGACTACGTCTAATTACTGTCAGCATTTTGCTGGCATTAGCTTACCCTACCTTACCCCTTAAGACTTCCACACAGGTTCTCGCCCAAGCACCAACACCAACTGCAGAAGAAAAGATTACAGAGGCGATTACCCTGAATAATAACGGTGAAGGTATTGTATATAAAGATTTAGTCGGTTTAAGTGACTTGCAAGCCGGGTTAGAAATGTTTCAGCAAGCCTTGGCTATTTTCAAAAAATACAATGCCAAAGCTGGAGAAGCTAACAGTCTTACCAATATTGGCTATGTTTATTTGCGGAAAGGGGAATATTCTAAAGCCTTGGACTTTTTGCAACAGTCTTTAGCAATTCGCAAACAAACACGCGATCGCCAAAATGAATGGATACCTCTGTCCTATATAGGTGAAGCATACATCAATCTGGGTCAATATCCAAAAGCATTAGATGCTTATCAAGAAACTTTAACTATTCTCAAAGAACTCCGCACAGCTAACCCCAAGGATTCCAGCTACTCTACCAGTCAAAAAGGAATGCTGGCTAATACGGGGGCATTATATTTTAGGATGGGTCAATATCAAAAGGCGTTGGAGCTTTATCAACAAACCTTAGCAATCCAAAAAGCTGATAATGACCGAATTGGTAGCGCAGATACTCTGAATAATATAGGAGTCGTTTACATTAATTTAGGCAGCTACACTCAAGCGCTAGATTCCTACCAACAAGCTTTAACCACTGTTCAAGACTTCTGCTATAAAGAAAAATTAACTTGCTATTACGGTAGCGAAGCCGCAATTTTAAATAATTTTTCCAGCGCTTACTTTAGTTTAGGGCAATATCAAAAATCCTTAGAGTTAGCAGAGAAATCTGCGAATATTTACAAGAAATTCCGCACTGGTGAATATCAGGGAACCAATAAGCAAGATATCCAGTTACTCTACGATGCTTTGGGACAAAATCCCCAAGCTTTGCAACAAATTACCAGTCGGGCAGTTGTAGGTGATGCATTTGGTAAGGATTCTTTTCAATTTCAAGGCGAAGCACTTAACCTCAATAACATTGGGCAAATTTACTTTAGCCAAAGTAAATATGACCAAGCACTGAAACTATATCAACAAGCTTTAGATATTTACAAACAAAACAATTATCCCGCAGGTATTGCTGTCACGCAAAATAATATTGCTAATATTTACGCCAATACAGGCAAATATGCCCCAGCAATCGAATCTAATCAACAGGCTTTGACTAATTATAGAGCAGTAGGCGATCGCACTGGTGAAGGGGTGACATTCAGCAATCTCGGACAGATTTACCAAAAACAGAATCAATACGATAAGGCTTTAGGACTTTATCAGCAAGCGTTAGCCATCCACCGAGAAGTTAGCGATAAAGCCAGTGAAACCGCCACTCTCAAATATCTCGGTGATGTACTCGCAAACCAAAATCAACCACAATTAGCGATCGCATTCTACAAACAATCAGTCAATCTTACCGAAACTATTCGCCAAAGTCTGCGTGTCGTTCCTACAGATATCCAAAAATCTTACACCGAAACTGTTGCTGACAGATATCGCCGTTTAGCCGATTTACTACTCAAGCAAAATCGTCCATCGGAAGCACAACAAGTTTTGGATTTATTAAAAATCCAGGAAGTTAAAGATTTTATTGGCAATAGCCCAGTAAACACCCCAAAAAATGCCAATAATCCCCCTAAAATAGCCAATCCTCAACGCGGAATAGCTAATAACGATTTGCAGACAGCGCAAAACTTACCTTTCAAACCCCAAGAACAAGAAATCTCGCAAAAATATAGCGCTATTCAAGATAAAGTCATTCTTTTAGGTAAAGAACTCACAAGTCTGCGGAAAATTCATCCTAAAGAACGCACATCTGCACAAGAAAAACGGATGGCTGAACTTGTGAAATTTGAACAGGATAGTAATGCGGAGTTTAATAAGTTTATCAAAAGTCCGGCTGTGGTAGCGCTGGTGCAGCAATTATCTGTAACTTCTAACCAAGAAAATCTCAATTTACGACAACTCAATTCCATTCGGGATAATTTGCGTCAGTTACGTCATAAAGCTGTATTACTGTATCCCTTGGTTTTAGAAGACAGATTAGAGTTAGTTATTGTCACCGCAGATTCACCACCCATACACCGCACAGTTAAAGTTACACAAGCAGAGTTAAATCAAACAATTCAAGAGTACAGAAAAACAATAGTAGTTCCCCGTAGAAGTATTAAAGAACCAGCACTGAAATTGTATAACTGGTTAATTAAGCCGATAGAAAACGACTTAAAGCAAGCCGATGCTAAATCAATTATTTATGCTCCTGATGGACAACTGAGATATATCCCTTTAGCAGCATTATATGATGGTAAAGATTGGCTAGTACAACGTTTTGTGGTTAATCATATCACATCAGCTAGTCTAACGAAATTTGACAATAAAGTAGAGAAGAATATCAACGTTTTAGCTGCGGCTTTTACCAAAGGCGATTACACAGTCAAAATTGCCAGTCGTGACGAAGTTTTTAGCGGCTTGCAGTTTGCCAAAGTAGAAGTAGAAAACTTAGCTAAGACCATTCCCGGTACTAAAATATTACTAGATAATCTGTTTAGTCCAGCCACCACAGTTCCCCAAATGAACGATTACAAAATTGTGCATTTGGCAACTCATGGGCTATTAGTTAAAGGTCATCCCGAAGATTCATTTATTCTCTTTGGTAATGGACAATATGTAACTCTACGGGATATCGAAAATTGGTCTTTACCGAATGTTGATTTAGTCGTTTTGAGCGCTTGTCAAACAGGCTTGGGCGATAAATTAGGTAACGGTCAAGAAATTCTAGGATTAGGATATCAAATTCAACTGACGGGCGCAAAAGCTGCCATTGCTTCATTATGGTCTGTGTCTGATGGTGGTACACAAGCGTTAATGAATGTTTTCTATCAAGTTTTGCGATCGGGTAATCTGACAAAAGCTGAAGCTTTGCAAAAAGCCCAAATTGCTTTAATTACAGGTAATTATGCTGGAGTGAATAAAACCGCAGAAATAGCTAGAGTACGAAATAAAAGTAGTCGTATTATCAGTGCAGGTTCCGCAAATGAATTCAGCCATCCCTTTTATTGGGCACCCTTTATTTTAATTGGTAATGGACTGTAA
- a CDS encoding polysaccharide deacetylase family protein, which yields MQFAPLFPIIYRLLQPTFPKCLWNGDRKRKTIALTFDDGPHPQYTPEVLAVLDRYQIPASFFWLGACVNCSPQIAKAVCDRGHWIGLHGYDHRSFPMLSPTALRESLAKTQAAIYSACNLPPEQVRDVRPPNGFFTPQTLNLFFEWNYRPVMWSVVPEDWVRPGVNTVVQRVLEQVQNGSLIVLHDGYDGGQDVAATIQILIPQLLQQGYKFVTVDTLWQQVNL from the coding sequence ATGCAATTTGCTCCCTTGTTTCCAATTATCTATCGCCTTCTGCAACCGACATTTCCTAAATGTCTGTGGAATGGCGATCGCAAACGCAAAACGATCGCACTCACGTTTGATGACGGGCCTCATCCCCAATATACACCTGAAGTATTGGCAGTTTTAGACCGTTATCAGATTCCAGCGAGTTTTTTTTGGTTAGGTGCTTGTGTCAATTGTTCACCACAGATAGCTAAAGCAGTATGCGATCGCGGACACTGGATTGGATTGCATGGGTATGATCATCGTTCTTTCCCCATGCTATCCCCAACGGCGTTGAGAGAAAGTTTGGCTAAAACCCAAGCTGCTATTTACAGTGCGTGCAATCTCCCACCCGAACAAGTCAGGGATGTCCGGCCTCCTAACGGTTTTTTTACACCGCAAACTTTAAATTTATTTTTTGAGTGGAATTATCGTCCAGTTATGTGGAGTGTTGTCCCAGAAGATTGGGTAAGACCTGGCGTTAATACCGTAGTGCAACGAGTTCTAGAGCAAGTACAAAACGGCTCGCTGATTGTCTTGCATGATGGTTATGATGGCGGTCAAGATGTTGCTGCAACAATCCAAATTTTGATTCCCCAATTATTACAACAAGGCTATAAATTTGTGACTGTGGATACTTTGTGGCAGCAAGTCAATCTCTAA